One Dermacentor silvarum isolate Dsil-2018 chromosome 10, BIME_Dsil_1.4, whole genome shotgun sequence genomic window carries:
- the LOC119465777 gene encoding zinc finger protein 236, with translation MLQLGLTKSQPPQQILADHIKTEHEMSPVTSGNGPDIQFENPSQEELSVCDTICQPKATSQGFPAPELYRLPTKHIKLPRTQPSKDTIEHSLQLCEITGQSEEGATGTGIVVGSAEDTGLRVKKHDKTSSVTKQKLPDRSGQSKPKKRRSALLGLPVKVITAPAQTPQGTGYSQRLRRTSAEQKKLFQCPQCPEAFVYEGNLLWHINEHNQKKVFQCPHCKMKFSAKNFLTTHIRNSHP, from the coding sequence ATGCTTCAACTAGGTTTAACCaaatcgcagccaccgcagcagaTTCTGGCAGATCACATCAAGACTGAACACGAGATGTCACCTGTTACCTCTGGAAATGGCCCTGATATCCAGTTCGAAAACCCTTCTCAAGAAGAGCTGTCGGTTTGCGACACCATCTGCCAACCCAAGGCTACATCCCAAGGTTTCCCAGCACCGGAGCTTTATCGTCTCCCGACAAAGCACATTAAGCTACCGCGCACACAGCCCTCAAAGGACACTATCGAGCATTCTTTGCAGCTTTGTGAAATCACCGGGCAATCTGAGGAAGGAGCGACCGGCACTGGTATTGTTGTCGGCTCTGCTGAGGACACAGGTCTGCGGGTGAAGAAGCATGACAAGACGAGTTCCGTGACTAAGCAAAAGCTCCCTGACAGAAGTGGGCAGTCCAAGCCCAAAAAACGAAGGTCTGCCCTCTTGGGCCTTCCTGTCAAGGTCATCACAGCGCCAGCGCAAACACCGCAAGGCACAGGGTATTCTCAAAGGCTCCGTCGAACCTCAGCAGAGCAGAAAAAATTGTTTCAGTGCCCACAGTGCCCAGAAGCATTTGTCTATGAGGGCAATTTACTGTGGCACATTAATGAGCACAACCAGAAGAAAGTGTTCCAGTGCCCTCACTGCAAGATGAAATTTTCAGCGAAGAATTTCCTCACAACTCACATCCGGAATAGCCACCCCTGA